One Oceanicoccus sagamiensis genomic region harbors:
- a CDS encoding isocitrate lyase, with translation MSDYTNDIAAVTSLCESNGSSWNAINPESVARMRAQNKFKNGLDIAKYTADIMRADMERYDNDTSQYTQSLGCWHGFIGQQKMISIKKHFEGNTDRRYLYLSGWMVAALRSEFGPLPDQSMHEKTSVASLIGELYTFLRQADARELGGLFREVDAAREAGDAVAEKAAQNKIDNHRTHVVPIIADIDAGFGNAEATYLMAKQMIEAGACCIQIENQVSDEKQCGHQDGKVTVPHEDFLAKIRAVRYAFLELGVDNGVIVARTDSLGAGLTKQIAVTKEPGDLGDQYNSFLDCDEIDAADLGNGDVVINRGGKLLRPKRLPSNLFQFKQGTGEARCILDSVTSLQNGADLIWIETEKPHVRQIGAMMDEIKKQVPDAKLVYNNSPSFNWTLNFRQQIFDAWTEEGKDVSAYDRDNLMSADYDDSELSAAADDKIRTFQADAAREAGIFHHLITLPTYHTAALSTDNLAKEYFGDQGMLGYVKGVQRKEIRQGIACVKHQNMAGSDMGDDHKEYFAGEAALKASGKDNTMNQFG, from the coding sequence ATGTCAGATTACACCAACGATATCGCAGCGGTCACAAGCCTGTGCGAAAGCAATGGCAGCTCCTGGAATGCCATTAACCCTGAGTCTGTAGCCCGTATGCGTGCGCAGAACAAATTCAAAAACGGTTTGGATATTGCCAAGTATACTGCCGATATTATGCGTGCCGATATGGAGCGCTATGACAATGATACTTCTCAGTACACTCAGTCATTGGGTTGCTGGCACGGTTTTATCGGTCAACAGAAAATGATTTCTATCAAGAAGCATTTTGAAGGCAACACTGACCGTCGTTACTTGTACCTTTCTGGCTGGATGGTTGCGGCTTTGCGCAGCGAGTTCGGTCCTCTTCCTGATCAGTCTATGCATGAGAAGACATCGGTTGCCTCTTTGATCGGTGAGCTTTACACCTTCTTGCGTCAAGCCGATGCCCGTGAACTTGGCGGCTTGTTCCGTGAAGTGGATGCGGCCCGTGAAGCTGGCGATGCGGTTGCAGAAAAAGCAGCACAAAACAAAATTGATAACCACAGAACACACGTTGTCCCCATTATTGCTGATATCGATGCAGGTTTTGGTAACGCTGAAGCGACTTACCTGATGGCCAAGCAAATGATCGAAGCCGGTGCCTGCTGTATTCAAATTGAAAACCAGGTATCTGACGAGAAGCAGTGTGGTCACCAGGACGGTAAAGTTACCGTTCCTCATGAAGACTTCCTTGCCAAGATTCGCGCTGTTCGTTACGCCTTCCTTGAGCTGGGTGTAGATAACGGTGTTATCGTTGCTCGTACTGACTCTTTGGGTGCAGGCTTAACCAAGCAAATCGCGGTCACTAAAGAGCCAGGTGATTTGGGCGACCAGTACAATTCATTCCTTGATTGTGATGAGATCGACGCAGCCGACCTTGGCAATGGCGATGTTGTTATCAATCGTGGTGGCAAGCTATTACGTCCCAAGCGTTTGCCTTCTAATTTGTTCCAGTTCAAACAGGGTACCGGTGAAGCGCGTTGTATCTTAGACAGTGTGACGTCTCTACAAAACGGCGCTGACTTAATTTGGATCGAAACTGAAAAGCCACACGTACGCCAGATCGGTGCGATGATGGATGAGATCAAAAAGCAGGTTCCTGATGCCAAGCTGGTTTACAACAACAGCCCATCCTTTAACTGGACCTTAAACTTCCGTCAGCAGATCTTTGATGCCTGGACTGAAGAAGGTAAAGACGTTTCTGCCTACGATCGTGACAACCTGATGAGCGCCGATTACGACGACTCTGAGCTGTCAGCAGCAGCTGATGACAAGATCCGTACCTTCCAGGCTGATGCAGCCCGTGAAGCGGGTATCTTCCATCACTTGATCACTCTGCCTACTTACCACACTGCGGCCCTGTCTACTGACAATCTGGCTAAAGAGTACTTTGGTGACCAGGGTATGTTGGGTTACGTTAAAGGTGTACAGCGCAAGGAAATCCGTCAGGGTATTGCCTGTGTTAAGCACCAGAACATGGCCGGTTCGGACATGGGCGATGACCACAAAGAATACTTTGCTGGTGAAGCTGCACTAAAAGCTTCTGGTAAAGACAACACGATGAACCAGTTTGGCTAA
- a CDS encoding LysR family transcriptional regulator → MNISRIDLNLLVYLDVLLREQNVTKAADQLGITQPAMSNSLRRLRDLFNDPLLIRTSQGMSPTERAQELQPQVREILSNIEKAVQPSAEFNLAESDRVFRIMASDYAESTLIPGLLKEIRDSAPHIRLDILTPSDVTFQDVEKGKVDMAINRFDYLPQSFHQVNVWRDNFTCLMSTDNPIQDEFTLDTYLEAHHIWVSKTGMGVGVGMNPTDTQRLGWVDEALAEIDRTRHIRVFTRHYQVAALLAEQPDLIATLPKQAALLHTRHGNLMIKPPPFPIVPIELKMAWSPLLHHNPGHTWLRRLIVDVAQGIVAKSKA, encoded by the coding sequence ATGAATATATCTCGTATCGACTTGAATCTATTGGTCTATCTGGACGTCTTACTGCGCGAGCAGAACGTTACCAAGGCCGCAGATCAACTGGGTATCACTCAACCGGCGATGAGCAATAGCCTACGCCGGCTGCGTGATTTATTTAATGACCCACTGCTCATTCGCACCAGCCAGGGTATGAGCCCCACTGAACGGGCCCAGGAATTACAGCCTCAAGTCCGTGAAATTCTCAGCAATATCGAAAAAGCGGTTCAGCCCTCAGCCGAATTTAACCTCGCTGAGAGTGACCGGGTATTTCGCATTATGGCCAGTGATTATGCCGAATCGACCCTGATACCGGGCCTGCTAAAAGAAATTCGTGACAGCGCCCCCCATATCCGGCTGGATATCCTTACCCCCAGTGATGTGACCTTCCAGGATGTTGAAAAAGGTAAGGTCGATATGGCGATTAACCGCTTTGATTATCTGCCCCAGTCTTTTCACCAAGTCAATGTATGGCGGGATAACTTCACCTGCCTGATGAGCACAGACAACCCAATCCAGGACGAATTTACGCTGGACACCTATTTGGAAGCGCACCATATCTGGGTCAGCAAAACCGGTATGGGCGTGGGTGTCGGCATGAACCCCACTGATACCCAGCGACTGGGCTGGGTTGATGAAGCTCTGGCTGAGATTGATAGAACCCGGCATATCCGTGTTTTTACCCGTCACTACCAAGTGGCAGCCCTGCTGGCTGAGCAACCTGACCTGATCGCCACCCTACCTAAACAAGCGGCCCTACTGCATACCCGGCATGGTAATCTGATGATAAAGCCGCCCCCCTTCCCTATTGTGCCGATTGAATTAAAGATGGCTTGGAGCCCCCTGCTTCACCATAACCCAGGGCACACCTGGCTAAGGCGACTGATTGTTGATGTAGCACAGGGAATTGTAGCGAAGAGCAAGGCCTGA